The segment TCTAGCGGCACTACGCGATCGGGTGCAATCCCCAATTTGTTAATATCCGTGTGGTTCGGTGTCTCGTATTTAGCAACAGTCACAGCCAACCCGGAACCGTCAGACAAATCAAACAACGACTGAATCAGTCCTTTCCCGAAAGTCTTTTCGCCCACGAGTTGAGCTCTGCCGTTATCTTGCAGGGCACCCGCCAAAATTTCGCTAGCGCTGGCTGTTCCTTTGTTCACCAAAACAATTAGCGGATCGTCGGTCAAAGCCTGTCCAGAAGCCTCAAAACTGCCGAGAATTCCTTGTCTGTTGACCGTGTAGACGATCGTCCCAGAATCGATCCACAGGCGCGCAATTTCAATCCCCGCTTGCAACAGCCCGCCCGGGTTGTTCCGCAAATCGAGAATGTAGGCGGCGGCGCCGCCTTTTTCCAAACGATCAATCGCGTGGGCGACTTCCTCGGTGGCGTTAGCGCTGAATTGACTGAGGCGAATGTAGCCCACGGGTAAATTTTCTGGGCCCGACTGCAATTCGGCATAAACCGGATTCAGAGCAATGCGATCGCGCACCAGCTCAATGTCCTCAGCAGCGTCCCTTCCCTCGCGCCCCAAGGTCAAGGTAACAGCAGTGCCGATGGTGCCGCGCATTCGAGTTGCCGCTTCGTCTAGGCTCAATTCTGACGTGGGAGTGCCGTCAATTTTCAAAATGCGATCGAGCGGTTGAATGCCGGCTTTATCTGCTGGCGAACCGGCCAAAGGAGCCACCACTGTCAGGGTATTTGTCTGGGGGTCGATCGCAATTTGCAGCCCGACACCAGTCAATTCTCCCGAAGTGTTAACCTGCAAGCTGCGGTACTGTTCGGGTTTGAGCAGCCGAGTGAAAGGGTCGTCAAGATTCGCCAGCATCCCCTGAATCGCCGTGTAAGTCTGCTGTCTGTCGTTAAGCGGTTCCTTAACGGCTTTTTCGCGAATCGACCACCAGTTTTTAGAGTTGAAGCTGTCGTCCACATAAGAGCGGTTGACAATGCGCCAAGCTTCGCTCAATAGCTGCTGTTCGGGAGTCAGCGCCACCGCAGGCTGCACCCACGGGCTTAGAACCAAAGCAGCTTGGAGGCAGAATAACATCGCAATTTGGAAAATTCGTCTGTGCATGATTTTTCTGTAAAAGATAGGCAAGTATCGCATCTCCTGTAATTTATAGTTTGTAGGCATTTAAACTTTTGTGCATTCAACTAGCCCGCAGGCCGCCGTCAAACGCCGGCCGATCACAAAAAATTAGTTAAATGTAACATTTAATGGCCAAATCAGTGAAGTTTTATCATGTTTATTAAATTTAGCGCCCAGCCGCCCGCTGGCTGGCTCGGACTGCGGGCTGTAGCTGGGCTCTAGGCTCTATGCCAGCTTGGGGCGGAGGTTGAGCTGGCAGAAAATCGTATTTCCCACTCTGCTAACGCCTTGCTAGGGTGAAATTTGCACCGCAATTATGTTACATTTTTTATCACAGTCTGGAATTCGATCGGGCAGCGCCAGCGAGCAGGAACAAGCGACCGCTTAGTTTCCAAGCACTCGCGGGCGATCGCACAAAAAAATTCCTTTCGTGAGCTCCAAATTTTAAAATAGCCTCAGCCATTTGCTAGTAAAAGCAAGCTGCTCGGCGCGGGGCGACAAAAAAACCTTGTGGCTGTTGCCCTGAACCTCAACCACAGCAATATTCTTTTAGGAATTCTGGCTCCATGTTTTCTAAACAAATCACCGACTCAAAAACCTACCAGTGGTTTGAGGAACGCCTGGAAATTCAGGCGCTCGCCGACGACATCACTACCAAATACGTACCCCCCCACGTCAATATCTTCTACTGCTTGGGCGGAATTACCTTAGTTTGCTTTTTGATCCAGTTTGCCACCGGCTTCGCCATGACTTTCTATTACCGTCCCACGGTAGCAG is part of the Microcoleus sp. bin38.metabat.b11b12b14.051 genome and harbors:
- the ctpA gene encoding carboxyl-terminal processing protease CtpA, encoding MHRRIFQIAMLFCLQAALVLSPWVQPAVALTPEQQLLSEAWRIVNRSYVDDSFNSKNWWSIREKAVKEPLNDRQQTYTAIQGMLANLDDPFTRLLKPEQYRSLQVNTSGELTGVGLQIAIDPQTNTLTVVAPLAGSPADKAGIQPLDRILKIDGTPTSELSLDEAATRMRGTIGTAVTLTLGREGRDAAEDIELVRDRIALNPVYAELQSGPENLPVGYIRLSQFSANATEEVAHAIDRLEKGGAAAYILDLRNNPGGLLQAGIEIARLWIDSGTIVYTVNRQGILGSFEASGQALTDDPLIVLVNKGTASASEILAGALQDNGRAQLVGEKTFGKGLIQSLFDLSDGSGLAVTVAKYETPNHTDINKLGIAPDRVVPLEPIARDRIGTEEDLQYQAALQLLKEKTVMAKTAV